CAGGATGTCGGATAATTGCTGGTTCCCGTACAAAAAGTAAATGTTCCCTTCCTCATCAAACCAATCATTCTTAATCGACAAATCCAAGCGATCTTGTAGAATTGCAAAGGCAATCTTCGCGTCATTGCTCAGTTTCTTGTAACGCTCGTTGGTGAAAAACACCTTGGGCAGTCGGTAGAATCGCTGCGCAGCCTCTTCTCGTATGTTGTACTTTCCAGTCATCTTGCATACCCCTTCCATTCTCTTAGATTCAGTCAGAGAAATTTCAAAGGAGTCTCAGCAAATTCAAGCCCCAGTAAGGGAAAACAGGCTATTCGCTAGGCTTGAATTTATGCTATAATCAAGACAACAAAACATTCTTTGAAATTTCTCTACGTGGGAACTCTTTTATTGACGGTCGCCAAACTACCAATAAAAGAGTTTGTAGAGATTTTTTTATATATATATAAATTATTTGTATCAGTTTAGCATACTTTTTTCAAACGGGTACGTCTAATTTCGAAAGGATCTCCCTATGACCCCTAAAAACGAAAAAGACCTTTACATAAAAATCGGTGAAGCTTTAAAAAGCATTCGCAAAGAGAAAAACCTCAAAATCAGCGATATTCATGCGATGAGCGAATTCCACAGTTCCACTATTTCTCTGATTGAACGGGGAAAACAGAACGTGTCGATTGGGTGGCTCATCCATTACGCCAACATCCTGGAAATCGATCCGACGGAGATCTTTTTGCGTGCCTTTAAAGACGATTTTCAAGAAATGCAGCTTCAAAAGATGTACGAACGCTTCGGAACGTATTCCCCTGAATCCGATAACGATGAAAACTCCTGACACTCGGCTCATGCTGAGTGTTTTTTAATGCAATCAAAAGAGTGATGGATGGATAACCAATACCTAACCCGGATAAAAACAGCACGTATACAGATATGTATTGGCAGACTGGACCATTAAGAAGAATTGAAATTTTTACCAGTTATCGGTTCGGATAAGCGCTTTTCAAGGAACCATTCCACATCGTCAATCAGGTCGTGAACCATACGCTCATTTAAGCGTTCAGACGCCATGACACGGAGCGCTTCCTTGTATCGAACCCGATGGGTTTGCTGATAACTGAGGGCACACTGAAGAAGCACAGCCACGGAGGTAATTCCGGTCTTTGCTGTACGTCCTTGTCCGATTCGTTTGATGAGGATTTTTTTCGACTGTTGGATTAACACATTGAACGAACTCCGTGGAATGCCGACGGCTTCGCAGAGTTCTCGCTGCGTCGTCCAGTTGATCGGTTGATCCAGTGAGGTCTTTTCTTGAATAAACTGCAGCAGATCCTCTTCCCACTCGTCGTAA
The sequence above is a segment of the Planococcus sp. MSAK28401 genome. Coding sequences within it:
- a CDS encoding helix-turn-helix domain-containing protein → MTPKNEKDLYIKIGEALKSIRKEKNLKISDIHAMSEFHSSTISLIERGKQNVSIGWLIHYANILEIDPTEIFLRAFKDDFQEMQLQKMYERFGTYSPESDNDENS